A region of Rhodamnia argentea isolate NSW1041297 chromosome 9, ASM2092103v1, whole genome shotgun sequence DNA encodes the following proteins:
- the LOC125316706 gene encoding uncharacterized protein LOC125316706, with translation MSSMLFFSLSSSPVSPPRTPIRLPHPTPLILRSHVGSHFSGRPPEAGTLALSPKLSPVGPDGHPLGLLCGGRRRRRRGIAAFVSDAESAGSFEVDEAERAARGESTMPERFRHLNREAPDPPIRWPLFVALAFLIYAWRAVLFELSNWKKAALAIVGFVGYLLKLALALIFHFIGDPITFTIRCIETAIYSVRAFYSGIVAYAPVPELTVIIMLASAVVAIGEAVVPNCVSSQPYSLTVAGLIGYAAVRGYISEPALWTLLVGLYGFSRVIKKRDNVSSVLPAAAVMAAIGEPWVRVVVIASYLALAISHHSRQLSEGKEVEEVGTNRRVPMPLFVAALAIGIRVAAKWVGHRHLTWMIV, from the exons ATGTCGTCGatgctcttcttctctctctcctcctctcctgTCTCTCCTCCTCGCACTCCCATTCGTCTCCCTCACCCGACTCCGCTCATCCTCCGAAGCCACGTGGGGTCGCACTTCTCAGGTCGTCCTCCCGAAGCCGGGACCCTAGCATTGAGCCCGAAGCTGAGCCCAGTTGGACCTGATGGGCACCCGTTAGGGCTCCTGTGcggcggaagaagaagaagaagaagaggaatcgCGGCGTTCGTCTCGGATGCGGAGAGCGCGGGGAGCTTCGAGGTCGACGAGGCGGAGAGGGCGGCGCGGGGCGAGAGTACCATGCCCGAGAGGTTCAGGCACTTAAACAGAGAAGCTCCTGATCCTCCGATTCGCTGGCCTTTGTTCGTAG CATTGGCTTTCCTTATTTATGCATGGAGAGCAGTTCTCTTTGAACTATCTAACTGGAAGAAGGCTGCCTTGGCAATTGTTGGTTTTGTGGGGTACCTCTTAAAACTTGCCCTAGCCcttatctttcattttattGGCGATCCAATCACTTTCACAATTAGATGTATCGAAACTGCAATCTACTCTGTCCGGGCCTTTTACTCTGGCATAGTAGCATATGCTCCTGTCCCTGAGTTGACTGTGATCATTATGTTGGCATCAGCAGTGGTAGCCATTGGAGAGGCTGTCGTTCCGAACTGTGTTTCTAGTCAGCCATACTCTCTTACAGTAGCTGGATTGATTGGTTATGCAGCTGTGAGAGGCTACATCTCTGAGCCAGCTTTATGGACTTTGTTAGTGGGATTATATGGGTTTTCACGTGTTATTAAGAAGAGAGACAATGTTTCATCTGTGTTACCTGCTGCAGCTGTAATGGCTGCCATAGGGGAGCCTTGGGTTAGAGTGGTGGTGATAGCCTCATATCTTGCATTAGCTATATCTCATCATTCAAGGCAACTTTCAGAAGGGAAAGAAGTTGAAGAAGTAGGGACAAACAGGAGGGTTCCAATGCCCTTGTTTGTAGCAGCATTAGCCATTGGAATCCGTGTTGCTGCTAAGTGGGTTGGACACCGGCATTTAACCTGGATGATAGTCTGA